The following coding sequences lie in one Eschrichtius robustus isolate mEscRob2 chromosome 10, mEscRob2.pri, whole genome shotgun sequence genomic window:
- the ZBTB34 gene encoding zinc finger and BTB domain-containing protein 34 produces the protein MSVEMDSSSFIQFDVPEYSSTVLSQLNELRLQGKLCDIIVHIQGQPFRAHKAVLAASSPYFRDHSALSTMSGLSISVIKNPNVFEQLLSFCYTGRMSLQLKDVVSFLTAASFLQMQCVIDKCTQILESIHSKISVGDVDSVTVGAEETPESRNGVKDSSYFANPVEISPPYCSQVRQPTTSSDLRMETTPSKALRSRLQEEGHSDRGSSGSVSEYEIQIEGDHEQGDLLGRESQITEVKVKMEKSDRPSCSDSSSLGDDGYHTEMVDGEQVVAVNVGSYGSVLQHAYSYSQAASQPAGVSEAFGSLSNSSPSRSMLSCFRGGRARQKRALSVHLHSDLQGLVQGSDSEAMMNNPGFESSPRERSARGHWYPYNERLICIYCGKSFNQKGSLDRHMRLHMGITPFVCKFCGKKYTRKDQLEYHIRGHTDDKPFRCEICGKCFPFQGTLNQHLRKNHPGIAEVRSRIESPERTDVYVEQKLENDASASEMALDSRMEIHTVSDAPD, from the coding sequence ATGTCAGTAGAAATGGACAGCAGCAGTTTTATTCAGTTTGATGTGCCCGAGTACAGCAGCACCGTTCTGAGCCAGCTAAACGAACTCCGCCTGCAAGGGAAACTATGTGACATCATTGTCCACATTCAGGGTCAGCCGTTCCGAGCCCACAAAGCAGtccttgcggccagctccccctATTTCCGGGACCATTCAGCATTAAGTACCATGAGTGGCTTGTCAATATCAGTGATTAAAAATCCCAATGTGTTTGAACAGTTGCTTTCATTTTGTTACACTGGAAGAATGTCCTTGCAGCTGAAGGATGTTGTCAGTTTTCTGACTGCAGCTAGCTTTCTTCAGATGCAGTGTGTCATTGACAAGTGCACGCAGATCCTAGAGAGCATCCATTCAAAAATCAGTGTTGGAGATGTGGACTCTGTGACTGTCGGTGCGGAAGAGACTCCAGAGAGTCGTAACGGAGTTAAAGACAGCAGCTACTTTGCCAACCCGGTGGAGATCTCCCCTCCATACTGCTCTCAGGTACGGCAGCCTACCACAAGCAGTGATCTTCGGATGGAGACGACACCCAGCAAAGCTTTGCGCAGCCGTTTACAGGAGGAAGGGCACTCGGACCGAGGGAGCAGCGGGAGCGTCTCTGAGTACGAGATTCAGATCGAGGGGGACCATGAGCAAGGGGACCTGCTGGGAAGGGAGAGCCAGATCACTGAGGTGAAAGTGAAGATGGAAAAGTCTGACCGTCCCAGCTGTTCCGACAGCTCCTCCCTGGGAGACGATGGGTACCACACCGAGATGGTTGATGGGGAACAAGTTGTGGCCGTGAACGTGGGCTCCTATGGTTCTGTGCTCCAGCACGCCTACTCCTACTCCCAGGCAGCTTCACAGCCAGCCGGCGTATCTGAAGCTTTTGGAAGTTTGAGTAATTCCAGCCCATCCAGATCCATGCTGAGCTGTTTCCGAGGAGGTCGTGCCCGCCAGAAGCGGGCTCTGTCTGTCCATCTGCACAGTGATCTGCAGGGCTTGGTGCAGGGTTCCGACAGTGAAGCTATGATGAATAACCCCGGGTTTGAGAGCAGCCCCCGGGAGAGGAGTGCAAGAGGTCACTGGTACCCGTACAATGAGAGGTTGATCTGTATTTACTGTGGAAAGTCCTTCAACCAGAAGGGAAGCCTTGACAGGCACATGCGACTCCATATGGGAATCACCCCCTTTGTGTGCAAGTTCTGCGGGAAGAAGTACACGCGGAAGGACCAGCTGGAGTACCACATCCGGGGCCATACCGACGATAAACCATTCCGCTGTGAGATCTGCGGGAAGTGCTTTCCATTCCAAGGTACCCTCAACCAGCACCTGCGGAAAAACCACCCTGGCATAGCTGAGGTCAGGAGTCGCATCGAGTCCCCTGAGAGAACAGATGTGTATGTGGAACAGAAACTAGAAAACGATGCGTCGGCCTCAGAGATGGCCCTAGATTCCCGGATGGAAATTCACACGGTGTCTGATGCTCCTGATTAA